TCGTACGTCGCCTCCATCGTTTATTCATGGAACATTCCCAGGACATTCACGGATTAGAGCATCAGTTCAACATTCTAGAAGCGGGGTAACTGGAAATTCGTTCGTGGAGATCCATCCATACCATCAAATTAATCATGGAAATGAAGGGAATCAAAATTTAGCACTATTCAGGGGCGAATGCGATGAAGAAGCGAGTATGGTTGAAGCAGTTGCGTCTGTCCAAAGGGCTCACTCAAGATGCGCTTTCTACGAGAGCCTATCATTGATAGAGGCTTTTATGCACAAATCGAAAATGGGACTCGGGACCCAAGTATCCACGTTGCCACCAATATCGCCAACGCGTTAGGTATCAGTCCGCAGATATTTTTTGTAGAGCAGTTTATGAGTGACAGAACGGACTATAAAGACATGAACTACAACGTGTACGCGCACTGTGACAGGGATTTGAGATACACGTGGATATGGCACCCGTTTTCCAATTTCGACAGCTCGATCGGAAAACGGGACGATGAGGTAATGGATGGCCCAGGCATATCCGAACTTCAATTTTTGAAGCAGCGAGTCATCATCGATGGAGTGGCTTTGGAAAAGGTCATTTTATTTGACCAGGACCACCGGTTGGCGCCCTACCTTGTTCGAGCGGAGCCGCTGTTGAACGACACTGGAGAGGTCGTTGGCGCGAGCACCATTTTGACCTGCATGCCTGCACTCTAAATATTCCACCGCAAGAAATGCGAGAGATATTGAGGGGCCATATTTTCTATTCGTATGAATCTTTGCATGCATATATAGATTATTGTTCGACATATGTTCTGGACGGTGTGAAGTACGGGTATCGAATTTGTCTCATCACCAGCGATGCCACGTATACGAAAGTGCATGAGCGGGTGAAGCCGCAACTGACGAAGGAACAACTCGAGTTGATTCACTTTGTGCCCAGTGAGTTGGTCTATCAAATCGACGATGAAATCAATGATGAAGTGATGATGCAGCGTCACTTGGGGTTTTTAAGACCTATTTTTAAATTAGGTGTACCTGTCCGAACATGGTCTGAAGTGACATCGAGTGAACGAAAAGGTAATGGGGTAGAGGTTTTAATCAACTGGGAAGACAAAGTGCAGCAGGAAATCGGTAAGCTATGGCTGACCTCAGTTTGTGCATATGAGGGTAGTCAGCTATCAGGCCCTACGATGACGGCGCTTCTGCGTAGTCATGAATACTTCTTGACGGATAGAGAGTTAGTCTGTTCGCCGCTTTATCGGAATGAAGAGAGCAG
Above is a genomic segment from Alicyclobacillus acidoterrestris containing:
- a CDS encoding helix-turn-helix domain-containing protein, which produces MRFLREPIIDRGFYAQIENGTRDPSIHVATNIANALGISPQIFFVEQFMSDRTDYKDMNYNVYAHCDRDLRYTWIWHPFSNFDSSIGKRDDEVMDGPGISELQFLKQRVIIDGVALEKVILFDQDHRLAPYLVRAEPLLNDTGEVVGASTILTCMPAL
- a CDS encoding MEDS domain-containing protein, which produces MREILRGHIFYSYESLHAYIDYCSTYVLDGVKYGYRICLITSDATYTKVHERVKPQLTKEQLELIHFVPSELVYQIDDEINDEVMMQRHLGFLRPIFKLGVPVRTWSEVTSSERKGNGVEVLINWEDKVQQEIGKLWLTSVCAYEGSQLSGPTMTALLRSHEYFLTDRELVCSPLYRNEESRCYV